A region of the Mus caroli chromosome 7, CAROLI_EIJ_v1.1, whole genome shotgun sequence genome:
TGTGCCAATGTTTGCCTTTGATTTCAGCATTCACATGGGAGAGAGGCACAAAGACCTCTGTGGGGTCAAGGCTAACCAgatctacatagttccaggacagcctgagctgtgtagacagaccctatctcaaaaaaacaccGAACAACAGCAAAAAGGTCAAGTTAAAGGTTGCCTACAACAGCAGGAGACGTTTGGGTTGATGAGACTGGTTCAAGGGAAGGCACAAAGCAAATGGAAGATAGGGGCAGGACAAAGACAAGGCAGGTGTTGCATGGCCAGTGGTCTGAGGTCTGGCTTGTCTAAACACTGACAGTGAGGTCCCCAGTGTGACAGGGTAACATGGGCCTCACTACTGGTGGTCTGATTGAGAGACCATTTGACCTTTTCCCTAGTCATACCTTCCTTTGGCCTTTACATGACATGTGACCTTAAGAAGATCTCTGCTAATGGGACCAGACTGAGCCAGTATGTTGACCAGGATCTTATTGTATTGCCAAAATACACACCTCCCcatgacacaaacacacaggcccAAGGAAGTTCCAAGACATATCCTGAGAATGGCCTGGAGGGACCCAGATATGGGTCTCTCCCTGCTCACTCAGCAGACCACGGCAGTTATAAAAGGGGACCAAGCTGAGTAGGAGCACCTGCCACCATTAACATGAAGCTCACTGGTGCTCTCTTGCTACTTGGGGCTGCCCTGCTCCTGACTTCAGAGGGAGGTGGGTATTGTGTATGGGTGTCAGGGATACGGGCTCTGTGTGGGGGTCGGGATGCAGACTCTCTAGGTTCTCGCACCCTCTATTCCCTGGGGTGTGCTGATGCCTGTCTttcaaggtggggggaggggtgtcaccCTGTCTCTGTGTTCCAGATTGTGGCCTTTGCCCAGCTTTacaaaaaaaagttcaaaaatttTTCGATGGGACCACTGAAGAGTATGTTGAGTGCCTGAAACAATACAATAATGACCCTCTCGTACTGGAAAATGCTGCAAATATCAAGAAATGTTCCTATAGGATGTTGACCGAGGAAGACAAGACACAGGCAACCAATTTCATCGTGAGTCTCTAAGTGTCTTGCTAAGGGCAGGGCTTGTACTTCTCCCACACTCGGAAGCTGCTCTGTGAATCCAGAACAGTGACACACTTTATTGAGGACGCCAGGAGGATGGGTCAGGAAGGGACTCTCAGGCTGCCTGAGTTGGGCCTGGCTGCTCAACTCAGCCAAGCCACACTAGATCCCTGCCCAAGTTTGGCCTCTATCAGCCTTCCTGACACAGCTTCCCAAGTCTAGCTGCACAAACTTGGGGCCTGGCACCATTCTCCAACCTGGGTCTTTTATCCTAACTTTTCAAACCTGCCACTCCAGCCCCAAAACACTTATCAGTTTTCCTGTCCTATGCACCTCCAAGGTCACTGTGTTGACTCCAGGCCTGGGACATTCAAGGGTAGAATTAAATTGAACCCACTCTTGTCCCTAGAACTGGTGGGATAAGTCATTGTGTCAGCTGCAGACATATGAGGGTCATCATCATGTGACAGGAGTCAGTTCCCTTGTGGGGCCCCAGCTGCCCACCAGCTCACATGGAGCCCTGTCAGCTCCTCCCCACTCTGTCCC
Encoded here:
- the LOC110299418 gene encoding major allergen I polypeptide chain 1-like; translated protein: MKLTGALLLLGAALLLTSEGDCGLCPALQKKVQKFFDGTTEEYVECLKQYNNDPLVLENAANIKKCSYRMLTEEDKTQATNFINKVTASRSC